The following proteins come from a genomic window of Synechococcus sp. BIOS-E4-1:
- a CDS encoding J domain-containing protein yields the protein MSPAFPNRSDHPLDPYEVLEVTSNATQAELKAAYRRLVKQHHPDAGGDEERILALNAAWEQLGDPETRRCFDREQGSPQSVREEARARGARNARASQAARRASGQGASEDQALSTWLQKVYAPIDRLLGQVINPFAAELKALSADPYDDDLMEAFCTYLEQSRNRLDKVKNLFQSLPTPPSARGFGLSVYHCLSQVEDAVAELERYTMGYVDSYLHDGREMLREARQRRQRLQQERRRLEIG from the coding sequence TTGAGCCCTGCATTTCCCAATCGCTCGGATCATCCCCTGGATCCCTATGAGGTGCTTGAGGTGACATCCAACGCCACCCAAGCCGAACTCAAAGCCGCCTATCGCCGACTGGTGAAGCAGCACCATCCCGACGCAGGGGGCGATGAAGAGCGGATCCTGGCGCTCAACGCCGCCTGGGAACAGCTCGGTGATCCCGAGACCAGGCGCTGCTTTGATCGCGAGCAGGGATCCCCGCAGTCCGTCCGCGAGGAAGCACGTGCCCGAGGGGCCCGCAATGCCAGAGCCAGTCAGGCCGCACGGCGTGCATCAGGCCAGGGAGCTAGCGAAGACCAGGCACTGTCCACATGGCTGCAGAAGGTCTACGCCCCGATTGATCGTCTGCTCGGGCAGGTGATCAATCCTTTTGCTGCGGAATTGAAAGCTCTTTCAGCTGATCCCTATGACGATGACCTGATGGAGGCGTTTTGCACCTATCTGGAGCAGAGCCGAAACCGTTTGGACAAGGTCAAGAATCTGTTTCAGTCCTTGCCGACTCCGCCATCGGCCCGTGGCTTTGGCCTGAGCGTGTATCACTGCCTCTCTCAGGTGGAGGATGCCGTTGCAGAGCTGGAGCGTTACACGATGGGTTACGTCGATAGCTATCTCCATGACGGTCGGGAGATGCTTCGGGAGGCACGACAACGGCGCCAGCGTCTTCAGCAGGAAAGGCGCAGGTTGGAGATCGGTTGA
- the cysK gene encoding cysteine synthase A, whose amino-acid sequence MPIAPDITALVGRTPLVRLNRLPQAFGCQAEIVAKLESFNPTASVKDRIAGAMVEAAEQSGTILPGSTVLVEPTSGNTGIALAMVAAARGYRLILTMPDTMSTERRSMLRAYGAELQLTPGNEGMQGAIALARELVEEIPGAYLLQQFDNPANPSVHATSTAEEIWQDTDGRLDALVAGVGTGGTITGCARVLRSRQQDLQVIAVEPAASPVLSGGAAGPHRIQGIGAGFVPPVLEKELIDEVIAVTDEEAMDLGRRLAREEGLLCGVSSGAAVAAALRLGQRPAMAGRRIVVILASFGERYLSTPMFSAAAVLPARRDGQL is encoded by the coding sequence ATGCCGATCGCTCCCGACATCACAGCGTTGGTGGGTCGTACGCCCCTGGTGCGGCTCAATCGTCTTCCGCAGGCCTTCGGCTGCCAGGCCGAAATCGTGGCCAAGCTTGAGAGCTTCAACCCCACAGCTTCGGTGAAAGACCGCATCGCAGGGGCGATGGTGGAGGCGGCGGAGCAAAGCGGCACAATCCTGCCTGGCAGCACTGTGCTGGTGGAACCCACCAGCGGCAATACGGGGATCGCTCTGGCGATGGTCGCAGCAGCGAGAGGTTATCGACTCATTCTCACGATGCCTGACACCATGAGCACGGAGCGGAGATCGATGCTGCGTGCCTACGGCGCGGAATTGCAGCTCACCCCAGGCAATGAAGGAATGCAGGGCGCCATCGCTCTCGCCAGGGAGCTGGTGGAAGAGATTCCAGGGGCCTATCTTCTTCAACAATTCGATAACCCTGCCAATCCCTCCGTCCATGCGACGTCCACCGCAGAGGAAATCTGGCAGGACACAGATGGCCGACTGGATGCCTTGGTGGCGGGAGTGGGGACGGGAGGAACCATCACCGGTTGTGCCCGCGTGCTGCGCAGCCGACAGCAGGATCTTCAGGTGATTGCAGTGGAGCCTGCTGCCAGTCCAGTGCTTTCGGGCGGAGCGGCCGGTCCCCATCGCATTCAAGGCATCGGGGCCGGCTTTGTCCCTCCGGTTCTGGAGAAGGAATTGATTGATGAGGTCATTGCAGTGACCGATGAGGAGGCCATGGATCTGGGCCGGCGTCTCGCCCGGGAAGAAGGACTGCTCTGCGGAGTGAGCAGCGGAGCGGCTGTTGCAGCAGCGTTGAGGCTGGGCCAGCGTCCAGCGATGGCCGGTCGACGAATCGTGGTGATTCTTGCCAGCTTCGGCGAGCGTTATCTCTCCACTCCGATGTTCAGTGCTGCAGCTGTTCTGCCCGCGCGCAGGGATGGTCAGCTTTGA
- a CDS encoding iron uptake porin, whose protein sequence is MKLFKQLLVAPAALGLLAPVAAGATEVNVAGVSDYASVSEGAVSVEQVTSITQFSDVYPTDWAYQALSNLIERYGCVAGYPNGTYRGNRAMTRFEAAALLNACLDRVTEVTDELKRLMKEFEKELAIVKGRVDGLEARVGELEATQFSTTTKLKGQTTFVIGANSYGGDAKIGGTEVADLAAAASGATTFNYDTRLFLDTSFTGKDLLRTMLRAGNFANSAFGGNSPYSGLTTMETAYEEGSPDQINVNRIWYQFPIGSSFTATVGGRVRQDDMLAVWPSAYPADTVLDFFTYAGAPQTYNLQLGAGAGLWWSDNDFSVSVNYVSGNGKNGNPQVTNPDSVLRDSSECGGIGTDCSSSSGTIQIAYAPDNWGIAAAYNYASGDNGAGIYAGNGTPLANLFSSLGTTNSVGVSAWWTPENAGWMPSISTGWGYNRVDITGANLLSDSDDTDLIGSGSIDGATSQSWYVGLQWSDVFLKGNAAGMAVGQPTFVTSWDNDSSINDGSDFVADGNYAWEWWYMFQVTDNISVTPAIFYLSRPLGANTNGLASNDDESFNNFGGLVKTTFRF, encoded by the coding sequence ATGAAATTGTTCAAGCAACTGCTTGTTGCTCCTGCTGCCCTGGGCCTGCTGGCTCCTGTGGCTGCCGGTGCAACTGAAGTCAATGTTGCCGGTGTCTCCGACTATGCCTCCGTGTCCGAGGGCGCGGTGTCTGTCGAGCAGGTCACCAGCATCACCCAGTTCTCTGATGTCTACCCGACCGACTGGGCCTATCAGGCTCTCAGCAACCTGATTGAGCGCTACGGCTGTGTCGCCGGTTATCCCAACGGCACCTACCGCGGCAACCGTGCCATGACCCGCTTTGAGGCGGCCGCACTGCTGAATGCCTGTCTCGACCGCGTCACCGAAGTGACCGACGAGCTCAAGCGTCTGATGAAGGAGTTCGAAAAGGAACTCGCCATCGTCAAGGGCCGTGTTGACGGTCTGGAAGCTCGCGTTGGCGAACTGGAAGCAACCCAGTTCTCCACCACGACCAAGCTGAAAGGTCAGACCACCTTCGTGATCGGCGCCAACAGCTACGGCGGTGACGCCAAAATTGGCGGAACAGAGGTTGCGGATCTTGCTGCTGCTGCCTCTGGCGCAACCACCTTTAACTACGACACCCGCCTCTTCCTTGACACCAGCTTCACTGGTAAGGATTTGCTGCGCACCATGCTGCGTGCGGGCAACTTCGCCAATTCCGCCTTCGGTGGTAACAGCCCTTATTCGGGTCTGACCACGATGGAGACTGCCTACGAAGAAGGCAGCCCCGACCAGATCAACGTCAACAGAATCTGGTACCAGTTCCCAATCGGATCAAGCTTCACCGCCACAGTGGGTGGTCGGGTCCGTCAGGACGACATGCTGGCTGTCTGGCCGAGTGCTTATCCAGCTGACACCGTCCTCGACTTCTTCACCTACGCCGGTGCTCCTCAGACCTACAACCTGCAGCTCGGTGCAGGTGCTGGTCTCTGGTGGTCTGACAACGACTTCAGCGTCAGCGTCAACTACGTGAGTGGTAACGGCAAAAACGGCAACCCTCAGGTCACTAACCCTGACAGCGTTCTGAGGGATTCAAGCGAATGCGGAGGCATCGGAACCGATTGTTCCTCAAGCAGCGGAACCATTCAGATTGCCTATGCCCCCGACAACTGGGGTATCGCCGCTGCATACAACTATGCATCGGGTGATAACGGAGCTGGTATTTATGCCGGTAACGGCACTCCGCTGGCGAACCTTTTCAGCAGCCTGGGCACCACCAACTCTGTTGGTGTGAGTGCTTGGTGGACTCCTGAAAATGCAGGTTGGATGCCGAGCATCAGTACCGGTTGGGGTTACAACAGAGTCGACATCACAGGTGCCAATCTGCTGTCAGATTCTGACGACACTGATTTGATTGGCTCTGGCTCCATTGATGGTGCAACATCCCAGTCTTGGTATGTGGGTCTTCAGTGGTCTGATGTCTTCCTGAAAGGCAACGCTGCTGGTATGGCTGTTGGCCAGCCGACTTTTGTCACCAGTTGGGATAACGATTCCAGCATCAATGATGGAAGCGACTTTGTTGCTGATGGCAACTATGCCTGGGAATGGTGGTACATGTTCCAAGTGACTGACAACATCTCTGTCACTCCTGCCATTTTCTACTTGAGTCGTCCTCTGGGCGCCAACACCAATGGTTTGGCTTCCAATGATGATGAGTCCTTCAATAACTTTGGTGGTCTTGTCAAGACAACCTTCCGCTTCTGA
- a CDS encoding glycosyltransferase family 39 protein, which yields MSSKLPWRILFTLWIVAAVLSLVGLGDVPLRDFDEATVARVAFELHQGQGEAAWLPTLWGNPYLNKAPGLHLIIATMIGINPSSGLPDEWTIRIAPALLSTLVVPLGGLLQWRLRPGDRSSTLAMSAILMTLLPVARHGRMAMLDGTQLTVMAALWLGLMHLTSTHQPRRAGLLTGLAASAMLLLKAPLLVPAAAAGAVAIAWGKEWRHWQLPETGLGIAAGLLPGLAWHGWHALVRGQSALWLWGGDGAGRVLLDAGEGSDLGWRVPLIEMLEGGWPWLALFPIAVLWAWQLKTTRWGRWSLSLLVVMSASILPLRTQLPWYSHPLWLPVALLCAPLLAWIVNQRASPDPPLLLRGLLTRVPRLWTLMGLLLLILLGASMTPLASALSDYRGPAAALGLGWSVGGSLLMTSSIGQRRLGAFSLVCGNLGALALIFSSPLWHWELNETWPVQPVADLTTRGHGQPITIVGHDERPSLNWYAKQRIPRNRSDKRLRLSDKQQHHCEILARHQKWTLTDCDNMLPED from the coding sequence ATGTCATCCAAGCTTCCCTGGCGGATCCTGTTCACTCTCTGGATTGTCGCAGCTGTTCTGTCCCTAGTCGGCCTGGGCGATGTGCCACTGAGGGACTTTGATGAAGCCACCGTGGCGAGAGTGGCCTTCGAACTTCACCAGGGTCAAGGCGAAGCGGCATGGCTGCCAACACTCTGGGGGAATCCCTATCTCAATAAAGCTCCAGGCCTGCATCTGATCATCGCAACGATGATTGGCATCAACCCATCTTCAGGACTTCCTGATGAATGGACGATCCGAATTGCACCGGCTCTTCTCTCCACACTGGTTGTACCGCTGGGCGGACTGCTGCAGTGGAGGCTTCGGCCTGGAGACCGATCGAGCACTCTTGCCATGAGCGCCATTCTGATGACGCTTCTGCCGGTCGCTCGCCATGGGCGAATGGCCATGCTCGACGGCACTCAACTCACAGTCATGGCGGCGCTTTGGCTGGGACTGATGCATCTGACCTCAACGCATCAGCCACGGCGAGCAGGACTGCTGACCGGCTTAGCAGCAAGCGCGATGCTGCTGCTGAAAGCTCCTCTGCTGGTGCCCGCCGCCGCTGCCGGAGCGGTGGCCATTGCCTGGGGAAAGGAATGGCGGCACTGGCAACTGCCTGAGACAGGCTTGGGGATTGCAGCAGGATTGCTGCCAGGCCTTGCATGGCATGGATGGCATGCCCTGGTGCGAGGTCAATCCGCACTCTGGCTCTGGGGGGGTGATGGCGCAGGACGCGTTCTTCTGGATGCAGGCGAGGGCAGTGACCTCGGCTGGCGAGTGCCGTTGATCGAAATGCTCGAAGGAGGTTGGCCTTGGCTCGCCCTCTTCCCGATTGCGGTGCTGTGGGCCTGGCAGCTCAAAACCACACGCTGGGGACGATGGAGCCTGAGCCTTCTGGTTGTCATGAGTGCATCGATCCTGCCTCTGCGCACTCAGCTGCCCTGGTACAGCCACCCTCTCTGGCTGCCGGTGGCCCTGCTCTGCGCACCGCTACTGGCCTGGATCGTGAACCAGAGGGCCTCCCCTGACCCACCACTACTGCTGCGAGGACTTCTGACCAGAGTTCCACGGCTCTGGACTCTGATGGGCCTTCTGCTGTTGATCCTCTTGGGAGCCAGCATGACGCCGCTCGCATCTGCGCTCAGCGACTATCGAGGGCCTGCCGCAGCTCTAGGGCTGGGCTGGAGCGTGGGCGGGTCCTTGCTGATGACCAGCAGCATCGGTCAAAGACGACTGGGCGCCTTCAGCCTTGTTTGCGGAAATCTGGGGGCTCTGGCACTGATCTTCAGCTCACCGCTCTGGCACTGGGAACTCAATGAAACATGGCCTGTTCAACCGGTTGCCGATCTGACAACTCGTGGGCATGGACAACCAATCACCATCGTGGGGCATGACGAAAGGCCCAGCCTGAATTGGTACGCAAAGCAGAGAATTCCCCGAAACCGTTCAGACAAGAGACTGCGCTTGAGCGACAAGCAGCAACATCATTGTGAAATCTTGGCCAGACACCAAAAGTGGACTTTGACTGATTGCGATAACATGCTTCCAGAAGATTAA
- a CDS encoding glycosyltransferase family 2 protein, translating to MPFTTGSENIEVQGLSIILPTFNEAGSIETMVSSLLELTNQYQVEILVIDDDSQDGTANIVRKLARQNSRIKLIQRVGRSGLASAIKEGLIAAIYPFAIAMDSDGQHEPSSVLSAIQHLHDGAELVIGSRFLVNSEIHGLSERRTEGSNLANRLARWSLPNSYCQLTDYMSGFIAMDLNRCIQLVRKVDVNGFKFLYELLAISKGKLRITEIPLNFQPRLHGTSKLDYAVLWDFVVSLIHTALFRLLPRRAISFGLVGVSGVVVQLIITSLVMALGLSFQQALPVAVISAASSNYLINNSLTFKDQRQHGRRLLKGLLKFLLVASLPSLANIGLATVFYNLVQANAVIAQLSGIIVVYIWNYAASSRFVWNTP from the coding sequence GTGCCCTTCACAACCGGATCAGAAAATATCGAAGTCCAAGGCTTATCGATCATTCTGCCGACATTCAACGAAGCCGGATCGATCGAGACAATGGTTTCCTCACTTCTTGAACTCACCAATCAATACCAAGTCGAAATTTTAGTTATTGACGATGATTCCCAGGATGGAACTGCAAACATTGTACGGAAACTGGCGAGACAGAATTCCCGGATCAAGTTAATCCAGCGCGTGGGGCGTTCTGGCCTGGCAAGCGCGATCAAGGAAGGGCTGATCGCCGCTATTTATCCCTTTGCAATTGCCATGGACAGTGACGGACAACATGAACCCTCCTCCGTCTTATCAGCCATTCAGCATCTTCATGACGGCGCTGAACTCGTGATTGGAAGTCGCTTTCTTGTTAACTCTGAAATCCACGGGCTGAGTGAACGCCGCACCGAGGGTTCCAATCTGGCCAATCGCCTGGCGAGATGGAGTCTGCCCAACAGCTATTGCCAGCTCACCGATTACATGAGTGGCTTCATTGCCATGGACCTCAATCGCTGCATTCAGCTGGTCAGAAAAGTGGATGTCAACGGCTTCAAATTCCTGTACGAACTACTTGCGATTAGCAAAGGGAAGTTAAGAATCACTGAAATCCCACTGAATTTTCAACCACGACTGCATGGAACTTCAAAGCTTGACTACGCCGTACTTTGGGATTTTGTTGTATCACTGATTCACACTGCCCTGTTCAGACTCCTTCCGCGGCGAGCAATCAGTTTTGGCCTCGTGGGAGTCTCTGGAGTGGTCGTACAGCTGATCATCACGTCGTTGGTCATGGCTCTTGGATTGAGCTTTCAACAAGCCCTGCCTGTTGCTGTTATTTCAGCCGCAAGCTCAAATTATCTAATCAATAACAGCTTGACATTCAAAGACCAACGCCAGCATGGCCGACGACTGCTCAAAGGTCTTCTTAAATTCTTACTCGTCGCCTCTCTTCCTTCACTCGCCAATATTGGACTGGCAACCGTTTTCTACAACCTGGTTCAGGCCAATGCGGTTATTGCACAACTATCAGGAATCATTGTGGTTTACATCTGGAATTATGCGGCGTCATCCCGATTTGTCTGGAACACTCCCTGA
- a CDS encoding glycosyltransferase family 39 protein, whose translation MTASCLGSRKQNLLAAATWIPISLGVILRGIQAWMPITGIHSWRQADTAAMARHFHLSKTPIWLPQIDWAGASAGYVESEFPLFPYLTSQLYQFFGLHEWLGRCISILCSGLTIWLVIRLGRRWFNPTAGWWGGMAMAVAPLGVYYGRSFQAEALMLLCAAAALECHSVWNSQTSNQKSKWWLILSWLFFTTAALIKVIPLLWLGLPLLLVHLTPAPREQAITLKATAQQLLRLLRSPGFWIYSGTSIAILSAWYSHAYHLGEASGLSFGFWGGDSDRSNIGLILNLSSWLNLSIRTVIRVLCVIGIPFLILGGIRSWSTGGGRIAIGGLIGLLLCTIATMRSSTVHDYYQFPLLLFTSPLIGVGWDSWQKQQNGRLIWALLGLWMTISMIVLSLDYWAVEVRQSRIWMPLATTIRNELPADARLITVTGPDPTLLNLSRRQGWLISSEKITPSRMTELKQAGASHLAGSFLWEETYQAMPEDHQKTLRRIASSSDNGWIDERQQTFLIPLKNLPTEF comes from the coding sequence ATGACAGCTAGTTGCCTTGGCAGCCGAAAGCAAAATCTGCTTGCTGCTGCAACCTGGATTCCAATCAGTCTGGGAGTCATCCTGCGCGGCATTCAGGCCTGGATGCCCATCACCGGTATCCACAGCTGGCGGCAAGCTGATACTGCCGCGATGGCCCGTCATTTCCATCTTTCAAAGACTCCGATCTGGCTACCACAGATCGACTGGGCAGGTGCATCTGCTGGCTATGTGGAATCAGAGTTCCCACTCTTCCCATACCTGACGAGTCAGCTCTATCAATTTTTTGGCCTTCACGAGTGGCTGGGACGCTGTATCTCGATCCTTTGCAGCGGATTAACCATTTGGCTCGTCATTCGGCTAGGTCGACGCTGGTTTAATCCGACAGCTGGCTGGTGGGGCGGAATGGCAATGGCTGTTGCTCCCCTGGGCGTTTATTACGGCCGCAGCTTTCAAGCAGAAGCGCTGATGTTGCTTTGCGCTGCTGCAGCACTCGAATGTCATAGCGTTTGGAACAGTCAGACATCAAATCAGAAATCAAAATGGTGGCTGATTCTGAGTTGGCTGTTTTTTACAACTGCTGCACTGATCAAAGTTATTCCTTTGCTTTGGCTGGGACTTCCATTGCTCCTGGTGCATCTGACCCCCGCTCCACGGGAGCAAGCAATCACTCTCAAAGCGACTGCTCAACAATTGCTCAGGCTGTTGCGATCTCCGGGTTTCTGGATCTACAGCGGAACATCGATTGCGATTCTTTCAGCCTGGTATTCGCATGCCTACCACCTTGGTGAAGCCAGCGGGTTGAGCTTCGGCTTCTGGGGGGGAGACAGCGATCGCAGCAACATCGGCCTGATTCTGAATCTCTCCAGCTGGCTGAATCTGTCGATACGAACTGTTATCAGGGTGTTGTGTGTGATCGGCATCCCATTCCTGATTCTTGGGGGGATTCGCAGCTGGTCGACAGGCGGAGGGCGCATTGCGATCGGAGGATTGATCGGGCTGCTGCTCTGCACCATCGCCACCATGCGGTCCAGCACCGTTCATGACTACTACCAGTTCCCGCTGCTGTTGTTCACATCACCGCTGATTGGAGTGGGCTGGGACTCTTGGCAGAAGCAGCAAAACGGACGACTGATCTGGGCGCTTCTGGGGCTTTGGATGACCATCAGCATGATTGTGCTTTCACTTGATTACTGGGCTGTCGAGGTTCGCCAGAGCAGAATCTGGATGCCACTGGCGACGACCATCCGCAATGAGCTCCCGGCCGATGCCCGACTGATCACGGTGACCGGCCCAGACCCAACTCTCCTCAATCTCTCTCGTCGCCAGGGTTGGCTCATCTCCAGCGAGAAAATCACCCCATCGCGGATGACGGAACTGAAGCAAGCAGGGGCTAGTCATCTAGCAGGAAGCTTTCTCTGGGAGGAGACCTATCAGGCCATGCCAGAAGATCATCAAAAAACACTTCGTCGTATCGCATCATCCAGCGATAACGGCTGGATCGACGAAAGACAGCAGACGTTTCTTATCCCGCTCAAGAATCTACCGACCGAGTTTTAA
- a CDS encoding DUF2079 domain-containing protein, with protein sequence MSDPSLTGVSAPWSFPRPVILLAAGFFLLCLAIQIWRLESLSATYDQALFLQELWSTAQGRPFESSLSSVLSGPVKVGGELPRIGYLHLGQHANALTLIVAPLLALIGSWALPLAQVSLLTAAGLVLWRIASRRLPHSLALRITAAYYLSGAVIGPALENFHDLIWLPLLGFLVVEALLEDRRGQLIITALLLLLVREDSGLLLFSLGLWGLVRRPGMRWMSAGLMLMSFVWVLLVTGWIQPAVDSSLSDRFLQEKFGHLVEDVSGGTFALMLGMLRQPLALLQAIVSPPGSTLGFLLALSLPLLFIPLLSVDSLLLVAAPLFIALVSQGRSALSVTLRYVLALVPGLYLGAVLWWQAHPVIWSRRWIRRCWTGALSLGLLLTLVGNPHRSLSALVPDSFSPWVHVPPAEMLDRRAAALEAVAMVPEQASVSADTPLLPLLAQRDVVIRFPKSVRYRDRDGDPQDVDWVVAFPGFYSPLAPVFDLEHNQQRSIRRALNKLTESGDYQLVHCRKGTVVLQRQRGLVGSALNNAGSVGACPWIE encoded by the coding sequence ATGAGCGACCCCTCCCTAACAGGTGTTTCAGCCCCCTGGTCATTTCCTCGGCCTGTCATTCTCTTGGCGGCAGGTTTCTTTCTGCTGTGTCTGGCCATTCAGATCTGGCGGCTGGAAAGTCTGAGCGCCACCTACGACCAGGCTTTGTTTTTGCAGGAGCTCTGGTCGACGGCTCAGGGGAGGCCTTTTGAAAGCAGCCTTTCCTCTGTTTTATCGGGTCCTGTGAAGGTGGGTGGGGAGCTGCCCCGCATCGGTTATCTGCACCTTGGTCAGCATGCCAATGCACTCACGCTGATCGTTGCTCCGCTGCTGGCACTCATCGGCAGCTGGGCATTACCGCTAGCGCAGGTGTCCTTGCTGACGGCGGCAGGTCTTGTGTTGTGGAGGATCGCTTCCAGGCGTCTGCCGCACTCTCTTGCCCTCAGGATTACCGCCGCCTATTACCTGAGCGGAGCGGTCATCGGGCCTGCACTTGAGAATTTTCACGATCTCATCTGGTTGCCACTGCTTGGATTTCTTGTTGTGGAGGCTCTGCTAGAAGACCGTCGTGGTCAGCTGATCATCACCGCGCTGCTGCTGTTGCTGGTGCGTGAAGACAGCGGTCTGCTGTTGTTTTCGCTTGGGCTCTGGGGTCTTGTGAGGCGGCCGGGTATGCGCTGGATGTCTGCCGGCTTGATGTTGATGTCATTTGTCTGGGTCCTGCTGGTCACGGGCTGGATTCAGCCGGCGGTGGATTCCTCTCTTTCTGATCGCTTCCTTCAGGAGAAGTTCGGACATCTGGTCGAGGACGTTTCAGGTGGAACGTTTGCGCTGATGCTCGGCATGCTCCGCCAGCCTCTGGCACTGCTGCAGGCGATTGTGTCTCCGCCAGGCAGCACGCTCGGCTTCCTGCTTGCGCTGAGTCTGCCGTTGCTGTTCATCCCGCTGCTTTCCGTTGATTCGTTGCTGCTGGTGGCCGCTCCTCTGTTCATCGCTCTGGTCTCTCAGGGACGTTCAGCACTGTCAGTCACGCTGCGTTATGTCTTGGCACTGGTTCCCGGCCTGTACCTGGGAGCGGTCCTCTGGTGGCAGGCGCACCCTGTCATCTGGTCCAGACGCTGGATTCGTCGATGCTGGACAGGAGCCCTCAGCCTCGGGCTGCTGCTCACACTGGTTGGCAATCCCCATCGCAGCCTTTCAGCACTGGTTCCCGACAGTTTTTCTCCCTGGGTGCATGTGCCTCCAGCCGAGATGCTCGATCGAAGGGCCGCTGCGCTTGAGGCCGTGGCCATGGTCCCTGAGCAGGCTTCCGTTTCAGCGGATACCCCCCTTCTGCCGCTTTTGGCTCAACGGGATGTGGTCATCCGCTTCCCGAAAAGTGTTCGATACCGCGATCGAGATGGAGATCCGCAGGATGTTGATTGGGTTGTGGCATTCCCAGGGTTTTATTCACCGCTCGCGCCGGTGTTCGATCTTGAGCACAACCAGCAGCGTTCGATTCGGCGTGCGTTGAACAAGCTCACTGAATCCGGCGATTATCAGTTGGTGCACTGCCGTAAAGGAACAGTTGTGTTGCAGCGACAGCGCGGTCTTGTTGGATCAGCACTCAACAACGCCGGCTCTGTCGGAGCTTGTCCGTGGATTGAATGA
- the psbD gene encoding photosystem II D2 protein (photosystem q(a) protein) — MTIAVGRAPQRGWFDVLDDWLKRDRFVFVGWSGILLFPTAYLAIGGWLTGTTFVTSWYTHGIASSYLEGCNFLTAAVSTPADAMGHSLLLLWGPEAQGDFVRWCQLGGLWAFVALHGAFSLIGFMLRQFEIARLVGIRPYNAIAFSGPIAVFVSVFLMYPLGQSSWFFAPSFGVAAIFRFLLFLQGFHNWTLNPFHMMGVAGILGGALLCAIHGATVENTLFEDGEQANTFKAFEPTQEEETYSMVTANRFWSQIFGIAFSNKRWLHFFMLFVPVMGLWTSSIGIIGLALNLRAYDFVSQEIRAAEDPEFETFYTKNILLNEGLRAWMAPADQPHENFVFPEEVLPRGNAL, encoded by the coding sequence ATGACGATCGCTGTAGGACGCGCGCCACAGCGGGGATGGTTTGACGTCCTCGATGACTGGCTCAAGCGCGACCGCTTCGTTTTTGTCGGCTGGTCCGGCATTCTTCTCTTCCCAACGGCCTATCTGGCCATCGGTGGCTGGCTCACAGGCACCACCTTTGTCACCTCCTGGTACACCCACGGCATCGCCTCCTCGTACCTGGAAGGTTGCAACTTCCTCACAGCTGCTGTGTCCACCCCCGCTGATGCGATGGGTCACAGCCTGCTGCTGCTCTGGGGCCCTGAAGCCCAGGGCGACTTTGTTCGCTGGTGTCAGCTCGGCGGCCTCTGGGCCTTCGTGGCCCTGCACGGTGCCTTCTCCCTGATCGGCTTCATGCTGCGTCAGTTTGAGATCGCCCGTCTGGTCGGCATCCGTCCTTACAACGCCATCGCCTTCTCCGGTCCGATCGCGGTGTTCGTCAGTGTCTTCCTGATGTACCCCCTCGGCCAGAGCAGCTGGTTCTTCGCGCCCTCCTTTGGTGTGGCAGCGATCTTCCGTTTCCTGCTCTTCCTGCAGGGCTTCCATAACTGGACTCTCAATCCCTTCCACATGATGGGCGTCGCCGGCATCCTCGGCGGTGCACTGCTCTGCGCCATCCACGGCGCCACCGTGGAAAACACCTTGTTTGAGGATGGTGAACAGGCCAACACCTTCAAGGCGTTCGAACCAACCCAGGAAGAAGAGACCTATTCCATGGTCACCGCCAACCGCTTCTGGAGTCAGATCTTCGGTATCGCCTTCTCCAACAAGCGCTGGCTGCACTTCTTCATGTTGTTCGTGCCTGTGATGGGCCTTTGGACCAGCTCCATCGGCATCATCGGCCTGGCCCTCAACCTGCGCGCCTATGACTTCGTGTCACAGGAAATCCGCGCTGCAGAAGATCCCGAATTCGAGACCTTCTACACCAAGAACATCCTTCTGAATGAAGGTCTGCGTGCCTGGATGGCACCGGCTGACCAGCCACACGAAAACTTCGTCTTCCCTGAAGAGGTTCTACCTCGCGGTAATGCGCTCTGA